In Desulfovibrio sp. 86, the following proteins share a genomic window:
- the yihA gene encoding ribosome biogenesis GTP-binding protein YihA/YsxC: protein MAVSLTLESTAYTLDQLTTRPEAQIALAGRSNVGKSSLINALAGRKKLAKVSSTPGKTRSVNFYLVEPLNFYLVDLPGYGYARASHGEREKWAKLLERYLVECASLKALALLLDCRLTPQQLDLNLASFAQRNRLLLVPVLTKADKCNQRERSARQKEWQDILGICPVLTSSSSRLGIDALWRALAQAAGVEAPIIKAP, encoded by the coding sequence ATGGCTGTCAGCCTTACGCTGGAAAGCACGGCTTATACACTGGATCAGCTCACTACCCGTCCTGAAGCGCAGATAGCCCTCGCTGGCCGTTCCAATGTCGGCAAATCTTCTCTTATCAATGCGTTGGCTGGCAGAAAAAAGCTGGCCAAGGTAAGCTCCACTCCCGGTAAAACCCGTTCTGTCAATTTTTACCTTGTGGAACCCTTGAATTTTTATCTTGTGGACCTGCCCGGCTATGGCTATGCCCGAGCCAGCCATGGTGAACGCGAAAAGTGGGCAAAACTGCTGGAGCGGTACCTCGTTGAGTGCGCCAGTCTCAAAGCGCTTGCCTTGCTGCTTGACTGCCGCCTGACGCCCCAGCAGCTTGACCTGAATCTTGCCTCGTTTGCTCAAAGAAACCGCTTGCTCCTGGTGCCCGTACTGACGAAAGCCGACAAATGCAATCAGCGTGAACGTTCGGCACGGCAAAAGGAATGGCAGGATATACTGGGCATCTGTCCCGTGCTGACCTCATCCAGCAGCCGTTTGGGCATTGATGCCCTATGGCGCGCACTGGCGCAGGCGGCCGGGGTTGAAGCGCCGATCATCAAGGCTCCATAG